GACTTTGCGGCTTCCCAAAAAGGATTGAAAGCGAGCACGATGTTTGGGAAACCGGCCATAGCTCAACATCCCTTTCAGCGGCAATGGGGATGGTCATAGCTAGAGACCTGAAAAAAGAGAGTTCCTTTATTGTACCTATTATTGGCGATGGTGCGTTAACCGGAGGTATGGCGTTAGAAGCATTAAACCATATAGGTCATGAAAAAAAGAATATGATTGTTATTTTAAACGACAATGAAATGTCCATTGCACCAAATGTTGGTGCTCTTCATAATATCCTAGGCCAATTACGTACAGCCGGTAAATATCAATGGGTTAAAGACGAGCTAGAATTGTTATTGAAAAAGGTACCTGCTGTTGGAGGGAAACTGGCAGCAACGGCGGAGCGTGTGAAAGACAGTCTGAAATATTTATTTGTATCCGGCATGTTTTTTGAGGAATTGGGTTTCACTTACTTAGGTCCTGTTGATGGACATGATTTTGAAGCTTTATTTGAAAATTTTAGGTATGCTAAAAAAACGGAAGGACCAGTCCTTCTTCATGTTATCACGAAGAAAGGGAAAGGTTTTCATCCTGCTGAAAGTGATACAAAAGGTACTTGGCATGGTACGGGGCCTTATAAAATGGATACAGGTGCTTTTGTCAAACCAGATAAGGCACCGCCAGCCTGGAGCAGCCTAGTAAGTGAAACAGTTCGCAAGCTGGCTCGTGAAGATGAGCGTATTGTGGCGATAACGCCTGCTATGCCAGTTGGGTCAAAGCTAGAGGGCTTTGCAAGTGAGTTTCCGGAGAGAATGTATGATGTTGGAATTGCAGAACAGCATGCAGCTACAGTTGCCGCTGGATTGGCAACCCAAAATATGAAACCATTTTTAGCGATCTATTCTACCTTTCTGCAACGAGCTTATGACCAGGTTGTTCATGATATATGCCGTCAAAATTTAAATGTTTTTATTGGAATCGATCGAGCTGGATTAGTAGGTGCGGATGGTGAAACACATCAGGGCGTATTTGATATTGCTTTTTTAAGACATGTCCCTAATATTATTTTAATGATGCCTAAGGATGAAAATGAAGGCCAGCATATGGTTTATACTGCGATGGCTTATGATGATGGTCCTATTGCGATGAGATTCCCAAGAGGGAATGGTTTGGGTGTACCAATGGATGAAACATTAAAGAGCATTCCAATTGGTACATGGGAGATTCTGAAGGATGGCGAGGATGCGGCAATCTTAACTTTTGGTACAACAATACCGATGGCTCTTGAAGCGGCAGAAACGCTAGAGAAACAAGGGATTTCGGTAAAAGTAATAAACGCGCGTTTCATCAAGCCTTTGGATGAAAAGATGCTTAATGAGTTATTCTTAAATAATATTCCTATCCTAACCATTGAAGAGGCGGTCCTGCAGGGCGGCTTTGGAAGTTTTGTTCTAGAACATGCACATGAAAAAGGATATTACCATCAAGCAATCGACCGGATGGGGATCCCTGACCAATTTATCGAACATGGTGATGTAGAGTCACTTTTAGAAGAAATTGGAATGACTACTGCAGAGGTTGTAAAAAGAATAACTATACTCGCACGAAAAAAACAACAAAGGGCATAACCTATGAAGAATAAAGAACGATTAGATGTTTTATTAGTTGAAAGAGGATTAGCAGAAACAAGAGAAAAAGCAAAACGTTCTATCATGGCAGGTCTTGTTTATACGAACGAAGAAAGGTTAGACAAGCCTGGTGAGAAAGTAAAAGTAGATATCCCTCTAGCGATAAAGGGAAATGTTCTTCCTTACGTCAGCCGTGGTGGTCTTAAATTAGAAAAAGCATTAAAGATTTTTGATGTCACAGTTAAAGATAAGGTTATGCTCGATATAGGTGCCTCGACGGGTGGATTTACTGACTGCGCCCTGCAGAATGGAGCAAAAATGTCCTATGCTTTAGATGTCGGCTATAATCAACTTGCTTGGAAGCTGCGTCAGGATGAACGAGTAGTGGTAATGGAAAGAACCAACTTTCGATATGTAACACCTGCAGATTTAGCAGGTGAAATGCCTAATTTTGCAACGATAGATGTTTCTTTTATTTCATTAAAATTAATATTACCTGTATTAAAAACCTTGCTTGTACCTGGAAGTGATATTGTAGCACTTGTTAAGCCGCAATTTGAAGCGGGTCGTGAGCAGGTTGGGAAAAAAGGTATTGTACGTGATGAAAAAGTCCATGTACAGGTTGTTAATAAAATTGTTGATTTTGCACTTGGACAAGGGTTTAATGCGATTAATTTATCCTTTTCTCCGATTACCGGTGGAGATGGAAATATTGAGTTTCTCCTTCACCTAAAATGGATGGGGGAGCAGGAAACCGGCCAAAATCAGTTGCCTGAACAACCTGCACAAATTGTAAAAGATGCTCATTCGGAATTTAAATCTAAACAAGACGTGGAAGGATAAGCCTATGCTTTTCCTTCCTTTTTGATATGGACCTTTTTCATAGGCTGTGTTAAAGCAAATTGTTAATTTTGCACCCTGTTGATTGGAACGGAAGGCACGAAGACTCCTGCGGGAGTACGGGGCTGGGGAGACCCCGCAGGCGCTTAAGCGCCGAGGAGGCTCCCCGGCAGCACGCCCGCGGAAAGCGAAGTGCCTCGGGACAGGCAAAGACCGCCTGTCCCTGCGATGATTATTCTAAGAAGCATTCCTTAGTGGAGTGGAAATCAACAGGTAATATTAACACAGCCTTTCGCAAAATATTAATTGTACTTCCTTAGCAAAATGGGCTAACATATGGGTATAAGCGACATTTTTGTACAAGATACGTAAATGTTTTAATAATTACGGGGTGAATCGATTGAATAAGGGTCAACGTCATATAAAAATTAGAGAAATTATCACTGCTAATGATATTGAAACACAAGATGAACTTGTTGATGAATTAAAAAGTGCAGGGTTTAATGTGACACAAGCAACAGTTTCTCGAGACATTAAAGAACTACATCTGGTTAAAGTTCCGTTATTAGATGGGAGATACAAATATAGCCTTCCAGCCGATCAACGATTTAATCCATTGCAAAAATTAAAAAGATCATTGATGGATGCCTTTGTCCGCATAGATTCCGCAGGTCATTTATTAGTAATGAAATGTCTGCCTGGTAATGCTATGGCAATTGGTGCTTTATTAGATAACCTTGATTGGGAGGAAGTACTAGGAACCATTTGCGGCGATGATACGATATTAATCATTTGTCGTACACCAGAAGATACAGAGACAATCACTAACCGGTTCCTTGACATGCTTTAAAGGGGGAATATACCTTGTTATCAGAATTATCGATTAAGAACTTTGCTATCATTGAGGCCCTTTCCGTTTCTTTTGACAAAGGGCTGACCGTTTTAACAGGAGAAACAGGTGCGGGGAAATCCATTATTATTGATGCTATCCATCTGCTCGTAGGTGGCAGAGGTTCCGCTGAATTTGTCAGACATGGAGAGGAAAAAGCCGAAATCGAAGGTCTTTTTCAAATTGATGAACACCATCCTTGTCATTCAAAGGCTCTTGAGTTTGGAATCGAAATCGAAGAAGGAATGGTTGTTTTACGGAGAGATATCTCTCATTCAGGCAAAAGTGTCTGTAGAATCAATGGAAAGCTAGTGACGATATCGACTCTTCGTGAAGTAGGTTCAACCCTAGTGGACATACATAGTCAGCACGAACACCAAGATTTAATGGATGAGAGCAGGCACTTA
This genomic stretch from Neobacillus niacini harbors:
- the ahrC gene encoding transcriptional regulator AhrC/ArgR is translated as MNKGQRHIKIREIITANDIETQDELVDELKSAGFNVTQATVSRDIKELHLVKVPLLDGRYKYSLPADQRFNPLQKLKRSLMDAFVRIDSAGHLLVMKCLPGNAMAIGALLDNLDWEEVLGTICGDDTILIICRTPEDTETITNRFLDML
- a CDS encoding TlyA family RNA methyltransferase, producing MKNKERLDVLLVERGLAETREKAKRSIMAGLVYTNEERLDKPGEKVKVDIPLAIKGNVLPYVSRGGLKLEKALKIFDVTVKDKVMLDIGASTGGFTDCALQNGAKMSYALDVGYNQLAWKLRQDERVVVMERTNFRYVTPADLAGEMPNFATIDVSFISLKLILPVLKTLLVPGSDIVALVKPQFEAGREQVGKKGIVRDEKVHVQVVNKIVDFALGQGFNAINLSFSPITGGDGNIEFLLHLKWMGEQETGQNQLPEQPAQIVKDAHSEFKSKQDVEG
- the dxs gene encoding 1-deoxy-D-xylulose-5-phosphate synthase, with the protein product MDLLSIKDPSFLKGMSNQELEVLSQEIRQFLIEKLSVTGGHIGPNLGVVELTIALHKCFDSPKDKFIWDVGHQSYVHKILTGRACEFDTLRQFKGLCGFPKRIESEHDVWETGHSSTSLSAAMGMVIARDLKKESSFIVPIIGDGALTGGMALEALNHIGHEKKNMIVILNDNEMSIAPNVGALHNILGQLRTAGKYQWVKDELELLLKKVPAVGGKLAATAERVKDSLKYLFVSGMFFEELGFTYLGPVDGHDFEALFENFRYAKKTEGPVLLHVITKKGKGFHPAESDTKGTWHGTGPYKMDTGAFVKPDKAPPAWSSLVSETVRKLAREDERIVAITPAMPVGSKLEGFASEFPERMYDVGIAEQHAATVAAGLATQNMKPFLAIYSTFLQRAYDQVVHDICRQNLNVFIGIDRAGLVGADGETHQGVFDIAFLRHVPNIILMMPKDENEGQHMVYTAMAYDDGPIAMRFPRGNGLGVPMDETLKSIPIGTWEILKDGEDAAILTFGTTIPMALEAAETLEKQGISVKVINARFIKPLDEKMLNELFLNNIPILTIEEAVLQGGFGSFVLEHAHEKGYYHQAIDRMGIPDQFIEHGDVESLLEEIGMTTAEVVKRITILARKKQQRA